The DNA segment TGTACTTAATAAGACACATGGCTGACATTGTGAGGACAGGAGGGCTGCTGTCTAGGTGACTGTCCAAAGCTAACATGTCTAATTGTTCGCATGTCGCGGCTAGCTTTTGAGCGTCTGAAAGGCGCGCATCGTCTCGCTCTCGTGTTACACCAGCTTATGGAGCTCTATTTTAAGTGTTTGTTCTAAAGCTCCAAACCAAACCCCAGCGGGTCCTTGAAATAGCGTTACAAGTACCGCCATAAATACATAAGCAGCAAAGGCTGTAATTGCTTTATGATGGGGTGCTGTTGACTGACAATTGACAGTTCTTGAGATTTTGCAGGCTAGAGGATTTTGGAGGACCTTTAAAGCAGAAAGCACCTTCATACCCTCAGGGTTGTCTTGTTTGGTGGCCACAGCAAGTATGTCAGTCTTAGCTTAACCTCAGAGACCCTGGGTGGTTACAACAGACCTGTTTTTAGAAAGGCCTTCGGTGTCCCTTAATTGTAGTAGGGGGCAAGGCAGGTCAAGGCCCGTCTGGCTTGTGAAAGAAAGACAGCATGCACTAACACAAACAAGAGAGGCAGGTGGATGCTGATCCAAGGGTTGGCATGTGTGCATGACGTTGACATCTAATAATACCTCTCATTTCACCTTGTTTCTCCAAGTAATCTATTCCAATCAAGTCACTCTGTTCCAGTCAAGTGCCAATCGAATTTTCTTCAACTACAATGCATCAAAATTAAAGCTTCTTAGTCACCTGGAGAGAAACTCAAACCCATTCTGACCTCTTCTCGTGTCCATCTCCATTGCAAGTTGGTACGTCCTCACCAGTGGTCATTTCTACCAAAGTATATTGCCCTAGTCTTCTGGTACACACCGCTGTTGCTCCCGAGACATCAATTGCACCTTGAGCAGCTAGTTTGTCCCTTCGTGGAGGTGGAGGAGGTTTGAGACGACCGCGTTTACTAACTCTGATTGATCTAGGAGTCCCCAAAGCCTCACTGGGGTACAGTGCCACTTCACTGCCTTCTCTTATCATCCCATCTTCTTGGGTGGGCTGGTAGCTACTGCTGTCATCATTGTTGTTGGAACCAGGCATTCCAGCAATTGTAGGCATTCCTCCAAGTGTTGAGGGTGGTGGAGGGTCATCGTCCAAAAGAATGGAAGCAGCTTCATCGCCGCTTGAGTTTCTGATCCCTCGTTTGCAGAACACTCCTGGTGCCATCACATCTTGAGTCGGCGGCATACTGGCGTCCACACCTTGATTCCCATTACCGGACAGGTAGTACTGCTCCTCTGCGTACATCTTCTCTACTAGCATCTTTCCTTTGCTTTTTTGCCTCACGGAGCGTTTGACGGCACAGATTAGGTCGCACACGTTCAGCAGCAAGGACAAAGCGGCTGCCCCCAACATGAAGTTCAGCATGATGGTTTTCTCAGTGGGTCTAGAGATGTAGCAGTCCACCATTGTTGTGCAAGGTGGCTGCTGACACATGAAGCGTTTGGGGATGTGGAAGCCAAACAAGTAGTAATGTGCAGCTCCAAATCCAGCTTCTACAAGTATCCGAAGCAAGAGATGGAATATGTAGGCTCCTGTGAAGTACTGCAACCGCCCATTCTCAGCCTTCACAACGGTCTTACAAAGAGATGCTTTCCTGAACGATTCTTGATGGATCTTATAGATGGAGTCTGCTTTTATGGACTCGGAAGTTCCGCTATCTGCAGGAAGACTGGAACTCACTTTGTGGATCACATAGATGATGAACATCACATAGGGAAGGCACAGTGTGGTGAGCTGCACCAGCCAGAATCGGAAGAGGGAAAGAGGGGCAAACATGTCGTAGCACACGTTGGCACAACCAGGCTGAATGGTGTTACACACAAATCGTTCCTGCTCATCCTGGTAGAGGGGATAACCAGCAAACAGCAAGACCAGGATCCTTAGGAATACCACCAGGACGAGCCATGCTTTCCCTAAGGAGCAAAGAACACagttatttgtcattttgacttataatttataatgttcaATATTATGTTAATGACAACATATAAGATATGTTCCAATGTGTTAGAGCTACTCCTGCTCCAGGGGACCCACTTTCCTACAAAGTTtagccctaatcaaacacacctgaagcaaCTAATCAAGCTCTTCAGGACTTCATGACAGTTCACAAGCAGGTGTCCTGAAGTAGGTTGGaaataaactttgcaggacagcGGTTCCCCAGGAGCAAGTTTGAACACGTCTAGAATATCTATGGCAGAACATTGGCAGCAGGATCATATCAGCTTGGTAGTGCTTGATAGTGAATATTGTCCTCGatgttatgacttttttttactaaCATTTACTAGCAACATCAACTAACCTTTGACAACCAGCAAGTACATCTTACACAAAGTACATCTAAATACATCTTCAACAAAGTATGTATTgttttacagttgaggtcaaaagtttatatacaccttgcagaatctgcaaaaaggtactaattactttaccaaaataagagggatcatacaaaatgcatgttatctttttattattattattattattattattatttagtactgacctgaatatgatattttacataaaagatgtttccaTATACATCCAAacgagaaaataatagctgaatttatgaaaattactcagttcaaaagtttataaaagttttatattGTGTTGCTATCTGAATGAtacatagctgttttttttgtttgttttttttggtttgtttgtttgttttgtttagtttagtttagtgatagttgttcatgagttccctggtttatcctgaacagtacaactatcacagaaggttcaaatgctcactgatgcaccagaaggaaaaacgattaATTTAGGgctggagggtgaaaactttttgaatttgaagatcagggtaaatgtaacttattttgcattctgggaaacatgtagaaacttctgtagcttctgaagggcagtattaaataaatatgatatttgggtaaaataagaaaaatgtacattctgttcaaaagtttacacccctggctcttaatgcattgttttccttctggaacatcagtgaaagtttgaaccttctgtaatagttgcatatgagtccctcagttgtcttcagtgtgaaaagatggatctcaaaatgatacagtcattgttggaagggttcaaatacacaaaaatgctgaaaagccaaaAAATCTGTAACACCTGAAGTAGGGCTACATTtctgtgaaatgttttccatGTACCAATGAGCCgtctttaaaacaaatattttgaaaatctaaTACAATTGCATTTATACATTGTAGGTTTGCTTTTAAATACCAAAAAATATTCTGGAACGactgtttaaatgtgtattaaaatatcaaaagcgTGCACATACCTATGAGGGTGATGTTGCGGTTCAATGTTATGAAGATCATTTCAGATGCAGTCTGTTTAGCCATCACAGCAACGCATTCAGTCTCTGGCCAAACCCGGAGACTACCGCACAGGATATCCCACTGGTCAACTCACAGCACACTTGATTCCACACAAGAAAACGATTTTACACTCTGTATAAAACTTAGTACAAGCGGGCATTACAAATAAGCCCCATTTACAAGCACTCAAAATCCTGGTCAGGTCCTAAACACCAGGTCGGGTGGAAACCGCAATGGCACAACTTATGTATATCCACCAACTTGGCTTCCCATCTTACTTCTGCCTCTGTCCTGACAACAACTGTTCTCAGACAACAGAAGACGAGAGATGTGAGCTCCATTGTGAGGCTATTCTTACCCACCAAAGGCATGTCGGCACGCAGGCCTTGCTGTGATATTTGGGCTCTGTTTGTTCTTACAGGAGAATAACTAGCCAGATCAGGCATCAAATAACCGTATTTAATTCTCATGTATGATGGAAAGCATTTCAATGACAGTTCAATGTCAGTCGCATGAGGTCTTGGTGGCAGAGTCCTTAGGAAAGACTTTGGTGTTGATGTGAATTTCAAAGtggtgcatttatttaatctagtTAGGATACTGAAGACATTTGCATACCTGTATCTAAGTGTTTTGTTGGGTGTTGAAGTCATACAGCAAATTAAACTTTTGATATGAATTCTACAAGGACCGTTTTGGTTGGCTTCTCTTAGCATTGCACTAGGTTcctaatattattactattaaaaagaatcCCCTCTTTAGCTCTGTCCTTGAGGTGTTTGACATGACTGAATGCCACGGGATCAGAGGCGATCATAGTGGAATCTCTGGAAGCTTTTAGCCCTGTCTAAATGACCTCTGAATGAGGGACATCTGGACAGAGGGTTTGAAGGACTTGTGTTCTAATGAATGGAGACTTACGGGTGTGCAAACCATATTGGCAGCTGCTTGGGTAGCGAACACTTACTGTAAAACTTTTCGACACATTAAGTGAGAGGGGAAATTGTAGTGGACCTAAATTAGAGAATTATTTTGCAATcacttaagaaataaaaatgttaatgtattcATTAACAAGAAATATTAGCAAAAATAAAGGCTATTTGCGTCAGACACTCTTGGGTTCTGCTGAAACAGTATTATTAAAGTGTCTTGGAAATGCAAGTATGGAAATTAGTCCTTTTTTTGGAACATGTTTATGAGATTGATTACACTAGGAGTACAGCAAATTGCATCCTGTTTTTAAAAGCGAGCAGGCGAGCAACAGTTTAATTTTATGCCTGCAAGGAAGAGACAATGCAAATCATACAGCATTTGCAAGTCTAACCAAATTTGTACTTTTCAgcacacaaatacattttctacaTTTGTAGTGATTGACGATTTAGAACAGATAGGCCTACTGTATGTCCCAGATGACTTACTACAGtctaaaatatttcagtaatttcattttttcgTCTCTGTATCTCTGTAATTGGATTAGCATGCCGGCTCTGCTAGATAAAGACACATTCAAGGTAACTAGCAATGGCGTAGTTCACCAGGGACACATTTAGAGGTGCAAAGCCAAAGACTTAGGATGGAAACTCATGGACCATATGCTCTAGGTTCAGTATATGGCTTGCTGGTATAACTGATGCTTTATTTTTGGAGACTGAATTATGTATTTCATAGAATGATGTGCAATGCAATTTAGGGCTGTATTTGACAGTTTCAAAGAAAATTCATCAAACCTTTCTAGTTCCAACGTTCTATATCTTCAAGCAATGAAcagtaaatgtaattttgtacataatttaattattcacgCAAGtacattacatacaaagtcaatgcaaagacgttAATAGAGACGAATTCGTGCCGGACGACAAAATTTGTGAAGCAGTTGGCGCGGACATGCAGTATTCGCCTCAATCACGTATTCCACGaaagtttaattgatttaatattttattttattttattttatttttttctttttcgcaAGTTAAAAGATTTCAGCTCAAGCAGAAAATTCGCATGACACATTCTCGCACAAGCCAATCAGCGAAGAACCTATTAACACCTATTAactattttagctgtgtgcttagggtcatcgtcttgttggaaggtaaaccttcagcccagtctgaggtcctgagcactctagagaaggttttcgtccaggatatccctgtacttggccgcattcatctttccctcgattgaaaaacacccccacagcatgatgctgccaccaccatgcttcactgttgggactgtattggacaggtgatgagcagtgcctggttttctccacacataccgcttagaattaaggccaaaaagttctatcgtggtctcatcagaccagagaatcttatttcttaCCATCTTGGAGtacttcaggtgttttttagcaaactccatgcgggctttcatgtgtcttgcactgaggagaggcttccgtcgggccactctgccataaagccctgactggtggagggctgcagtgatggttgactttctacaactttctcccatctcccgactgcatctctggagctcagccacagtgatctttgggctcttctcccccaatagctcagtttggccggatggccagctctaggaagggttctggtcgtcccaaacgtcttccatttaaggattatggaggccactgtactcttaggaaccttaagtgcagcagaaatttttttgtaaccttggccagatctgtgccttgccacaattctgtctctgagctcttcaggcagttcctttgacctcatgattctcatttgctctgacatgcactgtgagctgtaaggtcttatatagacaggtgtgtggctttcctaatcaagtccaatcagtataatcaaacacagctggactcaaataaaggtgtagaaccatctcaaggatgatcagaagaaatggacagcacctgagataaatatatgagtgtcacagcaaaggttctgaatacttaggaccatgtgatatttcagtttttcttttttaataaatctgcaaaaatgtcaacaattctgtgtttttctgtcaatatggggtgctgtgtgtacattaatgaggaaaaaaatgaatttgaatgattttagcaaatggctgcaatataacaaagagtgaaaaatttaagggggtctgaatactttccgtacccactgtatttagcattttgcgaaaagttcccacaggtatgttttcgtcatgacATCAGGTAGCATACATATTAACACCAAgcacaaatattattatttattatttatactgaCTTGTAGTTGTTTGCACCTCAGTGTTTGAAGTCACTACAAGTAGTCAATTTTTTGTGTGTACCTGTGCAgctaatttcaaattaaaatatgaaaatgatatttttttgattttttcaaTTGTGTCAAAATTGCTTTGAAATCACTGTGGGTCAGTTTGACAGCCAACACAGTaccaagtttttgaacagaacatGAGGGTTAAACCGAAATTATATAATGTGATGAAACTCAATAAAACACATCAAATCCGTTTTTATTGcaacttttaaaagtttattctTGTGGCGGTTTCTAAACATTGCTTCTGAACTGGGAGCTTCAGTTAAAATCATAGTtcgaaaacaaaaaacaaacaaacaaacaaaaaaaactgcatgCGACCATTGTAGCCTCCAGCTCCTGGGCGGACAGCCGCAGGCGACCGGGTTCACTTAGTTTAACAAAGTAGAATCAACTAAGATCATACATAGGAGATAGGATTCAGCCTTTGGCACACACTGAGAACAGATACTGAAGAAGGGTTTAACCTTTGGAACAGAAACAAATGACAACAACAATGTATTATTCATAATAACAGGCATACAACCAGTGACcgaacataaaattaaaaagtcacaactacagcagttttctctctttttttttttttttttgttttgttttttcacaggAAACCACTTATAGTAGAAATGTTCTGAAAGATTTGAATTTGTAATTTCCTAGAAATtgcaatgaaaatgagaaagtagagagaaacagacagaaagagccAGAGAGAGGtattaaataagaaacaaaaactCTATGCAGAGGTAGAGTTCAGTGCACACGGCTAAAACTCGCCACTCGCCTGCCAACTGCCTCCTTTCGCTAAGACTTTTAGGAGTTTATAACACCGTCTTCAGATTCAACGCTGGGCTGCATCCTCACATGctcacagaaaataaatagaataatacAATCTTCAAATGCTTTTCAAATGCTCAGTCTTTCGATTCATGATTCCGTTTGCCTCCCCAAAGACACTTCTTGAACGTTTTCCCTGATTTCAACAGTTTCCAACACTCTTAAAATGTGCAAAGGGAGTCTAAAGCGCCACCATTTGCAAAGAACAGATCCTCCTAGAGAAGAACTTTGATTAAACTTTCTTTATCTTTAGGAAATGAACCAAAATGAACATGTGGGTTCTCTGCCTTAGTTATACGTTTAGTCTAGTATCATGTCTCTGACTCTAAACATGAGTACTTTGCTCGGGGGGTGATTCTCACAAAACCTGTCGAGAATATTTCagggtcatatttcaccccaaaatcaaaagaaattaaaaattatatattgtatgaATTAAGCccacattttttctcaaaacattaaaatcttatgGTCCTAGCACAGGCTTAATTttgaatgcaaaatataatttctaatttcttttgtttttgcaagAAACGTATAACCTTTGTATGTCCAGTCGGATATGTTAGCATCACATAGCCTATATACTGTATTGTATACAAAAGACACAAAGTGTGCACTATATTTAGATTAAACTATTTAAGTAAAAGTGTTAAGACTTTTTTTGGGCATTTGAGATAAAATAcctaggaaaaaaaaagattataattAATGTAAGCATAAACACATACTGCTTGAAAATGATGGTCATTTTGATGTCATCTGCAGCAATTAAATAAGGAAAATTGCTTTTTCATTGCTgcagaaatgaaaaagaaaaaaaaaaaaaagatattgcaGAATTACATTCATGTCAACATAACATTATTAAATTGCTTTACATCATTTTTGTGATGGTGAATTCCAGTTTTAATTCAACTGGAAAgtcctacctgatctcatgatgaaaacgtgCCTGTGGGAACATTTGTACATATTTCGCGACTCGTGAAAATAAGTatatatcactgcagtttccaacagaagtGTCCattagaggcagtaaaacatcgactacttgtaatcgttttcgtatacagcttcatatgtttcactttctggacgtaacaagcttgcttggtagctcagcTGGCACTGAAttaggatgcggaatccttgggtacaaatcctgtgaaaaacatgaacGAGTGATCACATGCTTGCGATTgtgtttttacgtcacatttgcttttgttcatactattgggtaggtttaggtgtagtgcagatggcttgttattttaaaatgtcacggagcattagagttacAGCTTAATGGACATTAGCTTAAATGGACAAAATGTCACTTAATGGACattttaagtcagaactgcggtgacataTACAAACCGTATCATATATACGTTCTTCTGTtccaagggaaaaaaaaaaaaaaaaaaaaacacacttttttagcaccactcagtggacatttctgttggaaattGCAGTGATATAAGTACTCGcaaaaataagtacatatcactgcattttccaacagaaatgtccactagaggcggtaaaacagcgagcacttgtaatcgttttcgtaGACAGTTAGGATTAAAGCTTCATATGTTTCGTTTTCTGGACGTAAcaacttgctcggtagctcagctgCCAccgaattggacttaggatgcgaaatccttgggtatgaatcttgtgaaaaatggctcacaatgaaagagctgaaagatgagagttcgaaaaacaagctgaaatggcatgtttgcgattgcgtttttacgtcacattcgcttttgttcatactgtcGGGAAGGTTAGGTAtagtgcagatggtatgttattttaaaacgtcatgaAACAGAGTTATAGcaccactcaatggacatttcaagtcagaactatGGTGACACATACAAAACGTAGCGTATATATGTTCATCTGTTCCGAGGGTAGAAACCGAACACTGTTTTAGAGCCACtcagtgttcatttctgttggaaactgcagtgacaTGTACTTATTGGCAGGCATTTTGGGTCTCgtgaaaataattacatatcactgcagtttccaacataaatgaacactagaggcagtaaaacagcgagcacttgtaatcgttttcgtagacagttatgattacagctccatatgtttcactttctGGACGTAACAACTTGCTCGGTAGGTCAGCCGGCACCGAATTAGACTTAGGATGTGAAATCCTTGGGTATGAATCTCGTGAAAAatgactcacaatgaaagagctgaaagatgacggatcgaaaaacaagctgaaatggcatgcttgcaattgcgtttttatgtcacatttgcttttgttcatactatcgggaAGTAGCCACTCAATGGACACAGAACTacggtgacacgtacaaaacgtAGCATATATATGTTCATCTGTTccgaggaaaaaagaaaacaaaaaaaaaacaaaaacaaaaaaaaaaaaacactcttttagcgccactcagtagacatttctgttggaaactgttgtgatatgtacttattaaGTATTTTGGGTCTCGCGAAAATAATTACATaccactgcagtttccaacagaaatgtccactagaggtggtaaaacagcgagattgttttcatacacagttatgattacagctccatatgttttgctttccagaTGTAACAAGTTTGCTCGGTAGTTCACCGAATCAGACTTAGGATGCGAAATCCTTGGGTATGAATCTTGTGAAAAATGGCTCACGGTGAAAGAGctaaaagatgaaaaatgagaaaccgaaaaacaagct comes from the Labeo rohita strain BAU-BD-2019 chromosome 24, IGBB_LRoh.1.0, whole genome shotgun sequence genome and includes:
- the LOC127155827 gene encoding gap junction delta-4 protein; protein product: MAKQTASEMIFITLNRNITLIGKAWLVLVVFLRILVLLFAGYPLYQDEQERFVCNTIQPGCANVCYDMFAPLSLFRFWLVQLTTLCLPYVMFIIYVIHKVSSSLPADSGTSESIKADSIYKIHQESFRKASLCKTVVKAENGRLQYFTGAYIFHLLLRILVEAGFGAAHYYLFGFHIPKRFMCQQPPCTTMVDCYISRPTEKTIMLNFMLGAAALSLLLNVCDLICAVKRSVRQKSKGKMLVEKMYAEEQYYLSGNGNQGVDASMPPTQDVMAPGVFCKRGIRNSSGDEAASILLDDDPPPPSTLGGMPTIAGMPGSNNNDDSSSYQPTQEDGMIREGSEVALYPSEALGTPRSIRVSKRGRLKPPPPPRRDKLAAQGAIDVSGATAVCTRRLGQYTLVEMTTGEDVPTCNGDGHEKRSEWV